TAGCAATATCACTTCAGCTTGGTTCAAAATGACACGACTTCTACCTGTTCGACTCGTCAGTACTAGACGCGGTCTGGAAGGCGCTGGCTGATTATAATGGCTTGTTTTTGTGTCGTAAGCAGATCCAACGAGCTTGCGAAAATTGAGAAATGAATCGGAGTTGGGTAACAATGTTGGGTTTATAGTCATGTAACCATGAGAAATGAGGCCTATAGTCGTTGTAGACGGAAAACAATGAGTTTTTGAATCGTTGTCGAGGTTTATAATCGGGTAAGGAGAGAACTGTCTAAGTAACTCAGCATACTTTTGAAGCCACCATTCACGACAAAGAGAGACGACGAGGATAGGGGCAACCCCATTGGGGAACGTTGATCGCATAGTTACAAAAAGTGGAATGAATCCATCATTGAAGTCATGGAAGAGATTTCCTGTGTATCCACCTGCACTGAATACAAGAGCTGGAGCTTGGTGTTGGATGTGACAGTCAATTTTTGTAGATGTTGGGACGATGGTTAGTTCCTTGATACGTGCCATTGTGAAATTTTCCCATTTCCTTGGATATGgtctgattttatgaatttttttaCTAGGTGGTGACGTAATTGATGATGATGGGTCATCGTCTACATAAAAAGTTGAATTTGTTGGGTCTAAGGTTGTTGTGCTGTTTAATATGCAAAGATCATACCGATCGTGACTTGTATCGCAGTTGATGATGAATTGGTTGGTTTTTGGTTTGGGTTGTTTTCCGATGATATTCATCAAGTCATGACCATCATGAGTTTTTTCCTTGATCAGTTCGGATTTAACAAATCCTGCCAGAACAAGTATGATTAAGTCTAGAACGCCTCTTAAACTAATCAGATGATTTAGTTGTTTCTTGGAAAATAATGAAAACAATATTAAACAGTTAAAAGATGGGAAAAAATGGTTTCAAGATTAGGGTGGTACCTTGATATTTTTCCGTTAACGATGATGGCGATGAAATCGAATCATTGATATTGAATAAGAGGCCAGTACTAAGACGGTGAATCAAGAAAAACAAGACGGAAACCGTCATCCCGATCATCAAAGTTGTCGTAGTACTAGTACCATTAGAACCTCTTTTCTTCATCTTGATCATCATTCCCCGCTGCTGTTGGCGACAAATTCAAATTTAAGAAGAAGCAAAAAGAATTCTGAATGTTTTTCTTGGTCAACTTCTGATTTCCAATGGAAATTCAATGTCAAGAAAACATGTATGGTTTGTTTGTCAAACATATCATTTTCAAGAATGAAGAAACTTGTGTCCAATTCATtgaattaaaagaaaaagaaattaagtTTGAGGAAAAGTGTGTACCTTGATTGATAAGAACCTTCAAGCTGCCTTTCAAACTTGAATCATGAACCACATTACAGTTTTCATTTCTTGGTTGGTAGCTTATATATTATTGGTAGTTGAGGTCAATGAAATTAACCCATGTTACCAAATTAATgatcattgattttttttttggtgcatCATCAACATATATATATTCTATATGGAGTACCCAAGGTAGGTTCACATGGTTTCACATCCTTTTCTGAAGAACAAACATAGAATATAATTTGGTGAGGCATAATGAATGAAATGATTCCATAAAATCAAGAAATTAAATGCAAATTCAGTTTAACCTTCCCATACTATATTAATTATTACACGCCACTCACGTTCTTACCGATTCAGTTTGGATTGGATTCATCTGAATTCGGCTCAGTATATCTGATTCGTAATTGTTAAGGGTGTTTCTCCTCGGCCTCCCAAGGCTAAAAAGAATACTTCTCTTTCTAAAGAGATTGTTAAAGACTCAGCCACGACTAAAAATTTTCTGTCTAAGGAAGAGCTGGATGAGGTTAGCGAAATCAAGAACGATAAGGTCGGCACAAATTTTATTAGAAATCCTATTTATAGAAAAGAATATTTTAAGGAAAAATAGAATTTAATTGATAGAGTTTCGACTAAAAAACAagttcaatctcctattaagcttgttccggacTGTAATTATGCTTCTGAcgaagatgattatgatgatgatgtttatgaAGATGAATATAATGAGAATTATGGAGACCCTGACTTAACACAAACAATTGCTGGACTTCTACCCAAGAAGATGAATTTTAGAGTGGGAAATAAGGGACCCAAAGGTTTTTAAGTTCATAGATTTCctctttttgttatttatttgtgTTTAAAAGCTTATTTTTTGAGCTTTTAATACTATTTGGTTACTATTTATTTTGCCCCTTGGCTTATGGGGGTGGGGAAGCCCAGAGTCTCCCGTtttataattcttgtaattatgttttttttgctTCAATGAACCATTTTGACCtaccaaagcaaaaaaaaaacgtaTGAAAAAGTATAATTCATACAGAACTGTATCAGACTTTTAGTTAGACACCTTAGGAAAAAAAGATCTAATATTTGAATCGGTCAAGTCTAATATGGATCCTGAAGTGATAGTGGCTGGTTTTGTATGAAACCAGCTGAACTGTAATCCTTAGTTGTGTCAAATGCAACATACCGGGCATTTGGTCTAGTGGTATGATTCTCGCTTTGGGTGCGAGAGGTCCCGAGTTCGATTCTCGGAATGCCCCATTTCCATTTACAAAAGTTTTGTTTTGGTGGTGATTATTTACTGTTCCGACAAGCCCATTTACAAAAGTTTTGATGGAATTTAGCACGATTTATAAGAGCTGATACCAGCATTACTAGGGACATATAAATCATGGAATCTAGCAGTTGGTCTAtggaaacatccttttttttTGATACGACACAGCTAGGCCCACCCGCCTGAGCAGACCTAACAAACTGGACTAGTCCCACTGCTAATTCAACCGCCATCGCATCAACAAGAACCAATCTCAGCTCTATCCATAGAAGAAATTGGTGAAAATGGAGTTTCCAACCTTCCCTAATGGGAATCGAAACCCCTACCTCGCGCCCGCACTATGCACGAAAGAGGATGCCTTAACCACTGTACTAGACAGTTGTTGGCAACATCCCATTTTTTTACCCATGAGAAAATAGTTGCCTTGACTTTCAGTAACAATGTCTTCCTTTTTTGATAATTTGTTGTTGAATCTAGTATGTTCAAAGTTTTTCCAGATCTCTACAGAAAGGCTGGATCTAAAAACAAGCTGGCGAGTATAGTGGGGTGAGCCAAGTGGCTAATGGTGGTGATCGGAATTTGGGAATTCCTAGAAGACTGAATA
The nucleotide sequence above comes from Papaver somniferum cultivar HN1 unplaced genomic scaffold, ASM357369v1 unplaced-scaffold_115, whole genome shotgun sequence. Encoded proteins:
- the LOC113329036 gene encoding protein O-linked-mannose beta-1,4-N-acetylglucosaminyltransferase 2-like: MMIKMKKRGSNGTSTTTTLMIGMTVSVLFFLIHRLSTGLLFNINDSISSPSSLTEKYQGFVKSELIKEKTHDGHDLMNIIGKQPKPKTNQFIINCDTSHDRYDLCILNSTTTLDPTNSTFYVDDDPSSSITSPPSKKIHKIRPYPRKWENFTMARIKELTIVPTSTKIDCHIQHQAPALVFSAGGYTGNLFHDFNDGFIPLFVTMRSTFPNGVAPILVVSLCREWWLQKYAELLRQFSPYPIINLDNDSKTHCFPSTTTIGLISHGYMTINPTLLPNSDSFLNFRKLVGSAYDTKTSHYNQPAPSRPRLVLTSRTGRSRVILNQAEVILLAKEVGFEVSIFEPNEHTSLKEAYKLINSSHVMVGVHGAALTHSLFLRPKSILIQVVPVGIDWLAETCFGKSAKDMGLEYMEYRINVNESSLVDKYGKDHLVLKDPKAVMKDNWSNTKDIYLNDQNVRVDLIRFRRYLTSAYKKAKNFMDEL